TGAGCTACGGATGAAATTGTTTTCATTGCCTTTTTTTCTGAGCAACACACCGCGTTTTTACTTGTTTCATACTTTTAGTGTGACACAGCTGTGACAGAAATCAATTACATATCCAGACGCTGATAACGAGAAAAATCTCCTCGCCGCCAAGGGGTATACTGACAACACGCAGCTGATATTTGGCAAAAAAGCATAAATCTGGTACCATTTATTCGACGTACATACAATATATAGTAAATATGCCTGGTTCGCCACTAGCCCAGGCTCAACAAAAAAGGCAAAGACATGACCAATAGATATTTAAGCGATGCAGCAAGTTTGCAACTTCTTTCAAGTTACAAAACCAGACGACAAAAAAGACGAACAGTAGTGAATCAAACTATACTGTTCACATTCGCAGTCTTGGTGGTTCTTAGTTATATTGCCGTATAAACCAGCTCTTGAATGACGATGAAGTTGTTTGTATCCAAAAAGCTTTCTCATCACACTTGCTTGTGCCAGTCATAGCGCGGAGAGAAGCCAAGCATCTTCTTAATTTTCTCATTTGAGAACAAACACTCCTCAGGTCCAATATCTCTTTTCACAGGCACTTCTGGGTAAAACTCGTTGAGTATGTCATCTGTGGTGAGGTCAACTGAATTCTGGTCATTCGAAACATTAAAAATCTCGTATCCCAAGCCATCTTTTGCAATACATAAATCAACGGCCTGACCCAAATCCCGTGCATCTATATAGTTAAAAGCATTGGGCAGCCGTACCTCTGGGTTCTTGCAAAAACCTTCAAACAGGTGATATTCGTCCGGCTCTACGACATTTCCGATACGCAACCCATAAATATCGATGCCAGTCCGGCGCTGGAAAGCTTTTGCTGTTTCCTCATTTACGACTTTTGACATTGCATAGCTGTCCATCGGACGCGTTTCATCCTCTTCAAAAATAGGCAAGGACAATGGCGCGGGTTTATCATGAGAAAAACACAAACCGTAGACAGTCTCAGAGGAGGCAAAAATTATTTTTTTCACACCAAGCTTAACAGCGGCCTCTAGGACATTGTAAGTGCCCATGACATTAACCTTGTAAGTCTCAATATCACTTGCCTGCAAAATTCTTGGAATAGCGGCAAAATGAACAACCGCATCATAACCCAATGGCGTTTGGCGTTCTCTTAATTCATCTCTGTTCATGTGCGCCGACATTGAAGAGAAGACCTGCGCAGGGTCAGTCACATCAACATGTAAATAATCTAACTGAGGTTGTGCAACTTGCGTAATGTCGGCATTGAGAACCCGGTGCCCTTGTTCTATTAAATAAGCGGCAGCGTGTTTCCCAGCTTTGCCACTTGCTCCAGTAAAAAATATTCGTTTTTTCATGAATTAGCTCTGTAGGATAGTGTCAAAATTGTTGTCTTCGAGGTGATAGATTACTTAACTGCCTGTCTAAAGCCATAAACTATGCTGCAAAGAAAGATTTAAGTGTGGCATAGCTCGCCGACACTTCGGAACGGTTAGACACAAGCGCCAGCTTCGGTTGTTCTAGGCTTGCGCGGTGACCCTGTATATAGTTGCACCGTAAGTGATAACCCCATCTTTTTGCCTTAACAACCCATCCTGGATAAAAGCATTTTTTATATTTTCCAGCATATCCGGAGTGGGCTGTGCTTCTTTTATTGCCCTAAAGCCCATGCCGATTTCCATCAACAGGGAAGCGTTCTGCTCAGCGCTATCTTCTGTTCTGATAACCGTCTCAACAACATCTATTTTTACTGAGGAGAAACCTGAATTCTCCA
This genomic stretch from SAR116 cluster alpha proteobacterium HIMB100 harbors:
- a CDS encoding nucleoside-diphosphate-sugar epimerase (PFAM: NAD dependent epimerase/dehydratase family), which gives rise to MKKRIFFTGASGKAGKHAAAYLIEQGHRVLNADITQVAQPQLDYLHVDVTDPAQVFSSMSAHMNRDELRERQTPLGYDAVVHFAAIPRILQASDIETYKVNVMGTYNVLEAAVKLGVKKIIFASSETVYGLCFSHDKPAPLSLPIFEEDETRPMDSYAMSKVVNEETAKAFQRRTGIDIYGLRIGNVVEPDEYHLFEGFCKNPEVRLPNAFNYIDARDLGQAVDLCIAKDGLGYEIFNVSNDQNSVDLTTDDILNEFYPEVPVKRDIGPEECLFSNEKIKKMLGFSPRYDWHKQV